In Silene latifolia isolate original U9 population chromosome 3, ASM4854445v1, whole genome shotgun sequence, a single window of DNA contains:
- the LOC141648486 gene encoding small ribosomal subunit protein bTHXm-like, translating into MAMKQLCNSFTRRIISTQKLEIPNLSSFSALSSSSTSDAILCGRGDKKTKKGKRFKGSYGNIRPKKKEMIERLKDKVEVPQSTPWPLPFKLI; encoded by the coding sequence ATGGCAATGAAGCAATTATGCAACTCATTTACAAGAAGAATAATTTCAACCCAGAAACTTGAAATTCCCAATTTATCCTCCTTCTCAGCATTATCTTCATCATCAACATCAGATGCAATCTTGTGTGGAAGAGGAGACAAAAAGACTAAAAAGGGCAAGAGATTCAAAGGATCTTATGGTAATATAAGACCTAAAAAGAAGGAAATGATTGAAAGGCTTAAAGATAAGGTTGAAGTTCCTCAGTCTACTCCTTGGCCTCTTCCCTTTAaacttatttaa
- the LOC141649972 gene encoding hsp70-Hsp90 organizing protein 1-like, whose amino-acid sequence MEWSRPMCDSNKSPLLADPENSQDTTLLELNYQLFEDNQESSTVMTPMNNEGTRAKEAGNKYFKEQKFEEAIVCYSRSIVELPTAAAYGNRAMAYIQLNKFIEAENDCTEALKIDGHFFKAYARRAMARTKLGCDLEGALADIQAAMRLDSNNREMEELYAEIVSMKGATEAKEEGNAFFKDRKFKDAIVSYSASIRKFPTAVAYNNRAVAYLKLNKWKEAENDCSKALKIDDQYFKAYARRAIARSKLGCNLGGALGDVEVALKLEPDNQEMKELQGKLIQMLRQEGEFL is encoded by the exons ATGGAATGGTCGAGGCCCATGTGCGATTCTAACAAATCGCCACTTCTTGCAGACCCGGAAAATTCACAGGATACCACACTATTGGAATTGAATTATCAACTTTTTGAAGATAACCAAGAAAGCTCGACGGTGATGACACCAATGAATAATG AAGGAACTCGAGCGAAAGAAGCAGGCAACAAGTATTTCAAGGAACAAAAGTTTGAAGAAGCTATCGTATGTTACTCGAGAAGCATTGTTGAGCTACCAACAGCAGCAGCATACGGAAACAGGGCAATGGCGTACATCCAGCTTAACAAGTTCATTGAGGCCGAGAATGATTGTACCGAGGCCTTAAAGATTGATGGACATTTTTTCAAAGCTTATGCACGTCGAGCAATGGCTAGAACCAAACTTGGTTGTGATCTTGAAGGAGCCTTGGCCGATATACAAGCTGCAATGAGGTTGGATTCTAATAACCGAGAGATGGAGGAGCTCTATGCTGAGATTGTGTCCATGAAAG GTGCAACTGAAGCAAAAGAAGAAGGCAACGCTTTTTTCAAAGACCGAAAATTCAAAGATGCTATAGTAAGTTACTCTGCAAGCATTAGAAAATTCCCAACAGCGGTAGCTTACAACAATAGGGCAGTGGCGTACTTAAAGCTAAATAAATGGAAGGAGGCTGAGAATGATTGTTCAAAGGCCTTGAAGATTGATGATCAATACTTTAAAGCGTATGCCCGCCGTGCAATCGCTAGGTCGAAACTTGGGTGTAATCTTGGAGGTGCTTTAGGGGATGTTGAAGTTGCACTTAAGTTGGAGCCGGATAATCAAGAGATGAAGGAGCTTCAAGGTAAACTCATTCAAATGCTTCGGCAGGAGGGTGAGTTTTTATGA